The following are from one region of the Amyelois transitella isolate CPQ chromosome 21, ilAmyTran1.1, whole genome shotgun sequence genome:
- the LOC106138802 gene encoding T-complex protein 11-like protein 1, which translates to MSEREGASSSGSQRADKGDKTTMTPSQPMPTGSSPRGGSYYASEPIQFRVRGSTITGASPPKFVTLEDIMKAAHSMQNMALAHEIAVDQDFKLEPFEPPDNSYQKLVKETMHKAYFDILREQLNSDPPEYKQALVLLEDVKQGLFSILLPRHTRIREMIEEVLDTDFIKQQAENNSLDFHKYAKFVIDLMAKLAAPARDEMIQNITTLTDTVDIFRAILETLEVLKLDLANTLIAMIRPHVQKESVQYERAKFDEMLKVSEDGLQHTKAWLRRHIDKTGLSIPVTDQNIIRNVTAQTLAKAYLELLEWDDKYGYPETLTLDAPRFAELGIQVYRLICVASLMLVSPSCGSDPSAAQHKQALKDKIVIIMDNTSNDTELKAILPSIAEEVISVTEQLLENLNQAPLTADTKELIRTQIVSLRDPEHRVRQIVRQRILEFLKMILACAGGSRQIPVGLSAFARELTAVSGTLLRYVMHNKAVFTSHYMDIIAEELSRS; encoded by the exons ATGAGTGAACGCGAAGGTGCTAGCAGTTCAGGATCTCAAAGAGCAGACAAAGGGGACAAGACTACAATGACTCCATCCCAACCAATGCCTACAGGATCAAG tCCCAGAGGAGGCAGTTACTACGCCAGTGAACCCATTCAGTTCAGAGTTCGCGGTTCGACCATAACCGGGGCGTCTCCCCCCAAGTTCGTCACTCTGGAGGATATCATGAAAGCTGCTCACAGCATGCAGAACATGGCACTAGCTCACGAGATTGCAGTAGACCAGGACTTCAAACTGGAGCCTTTTGAGCCTCCTGATAACAG TTACCAGAAGTTAGTGAAGGAAACTATGCACAAGGCTTACTTCGACATTTTACGAGAACAACTCAATTCTGATCCACCGGAGTACAAGCAGGCTCTTGTATTACTCGAAGATGTCAAACAG GGCCTATTCTCCATCCTGTTACCTCGGCACACTCGCATCAGAGAGATGATAGAGGAAGTGCTGGACACAGACTTCATAAAGCAGCAAGCTGAAAACAACAGCTTGGATTTCCACAAATACGCTAAATTCGTCATAGATCTGATGGCGAAACTGGCTGCTCCGGCTAGGGATGAGATGATACAGAACATCACCACTTTGACTGATACT GTAGACATATTCCGAGCTATTCTAGAAACGCTAGAAGTGTTGAAGTTGGACCTGGCTAACACGCTGATCGCGATGATACGCCCGCACGTTCAGAAGGAGAGCGTGCAATACGAACGGGCGAAGTTCGACGAAATGCTCAAGGTTTCTGAag ACGGTCTCCAACACACGAAGGCATGGTTGCGCAGACATATAGACAAAACCGGTCTGAGTATACCTGTGACTGACCAGAACATCATCAGGAATGTGACAGCGCAAACGCTGGCGAAGGCATACTTGGAACTGCTAGAGTGGGACGACAAATATGGATACCCGGAG ACATTAACTCTAGACGCGCCACGTTTCGCGGAATTAGGCATACAAGTGTATCGGCTCATTTGCGTGGCGTCCCTCATGCTGGTGAGTCCCTCGTGCGGCTCTGACCCCTCCGCAGCTCAGCACAAACAGGCTTTGAAGGACAAGATCGTTATCATCATGGACAACACATCTAATGACAC GGAACTCAAAGCAATACTGCCCTCGATTGCCGAGGAGGTGATCTCGGTGACGGAGCAGCTGCTGGAGAATCTGAACCAGGCGCCGCTCACGGCTGACACCAAGGAGCTCATCAGGACTCAGATCGTGTCTTTGAGAGACCCAGAGCATAGGGTGCGGCAGATTGTGC GCCAGCGTATACTTGAGTTTCTTAAAATGATACTAGCCTGCGCGGGCGGCTCCCGTCAGATTCCCGTGGGATTGTCAGCTTTTGCGCGGGAATTGACAGCCGTTTCGGGAACGCTTCTGCGATACGTCATGCATAATAAGGCCGTATTCACAAGTCATTACATGGACATAATAGCTGAAGAACTCAGTAGAAGTTAA